The Alosa alosa isolate M-15738 ecotype Scorff River chromosome 9, AALO_Geno_1.1, whole genome shotgun sequence genome includes a region encoding these proteins:
- the uchl5 gene encoding ubiquitin carboxyl-terminal hydrolase isozyme L5, producing the protein MAGSAGEWCLMESDPGVFTELIKGFGCKGAQVEEIWSMEPENFENLKPVHGLIFLFKWQPGEEPAGSIVQDSRLDHIFFAKQVINNACATQAIVSVLLNCTHQDVLLGDTLAEFKEFSLSFDAAMKGLALSNSEVIRQVHNGFARQQMFEFDAKSSAKDEDAFHFVSYVPVNGRLYELDGLREGPIDLGVCNQDDWINAVRPVIEKRIQKYSEGEIRFNLMAIVSDRKMIYERKITELQAQLTEEEPMDTDQSSNLFSSIQSEIAKYQLLIEEENQKLKRYKIENIRRKHNYLPFIMELLKTLAEYQQLIPLVEKAKEKQSAKKIQEAK; encoded by the exons ATGGCCGGAAGCGCTGGAGAATGGTGTTTGATGGAAAGTGACCCAGGGGTTTTCACAGAACTGATAAAAGGGTTTG GGTGTAAAGGTGCGCAAGTGGAGGAGATATGGAGTATGGAACCAGAAAATTTTGAGAATCTGAA ACCTGTTCATGGACTGATTTTCCTTTTCAAGTGGCAGCCTGGTGAGGAGCCAGCTGGCTCAATTGTTCAGGACTCAAGACTTGACCACATATTCTTTGCCaaacag GTCATAAACAATGCCTGTGCAACCCAGGCAATTGTCAGTGTGCTATTAAATTGCACACATCAAGATGTACTGCTTGGAGACACATTGGCAGAGTTCAAAGAGTTCTCATTGAGCTTTGATGCTGCT ATGAAGGGCTTGGCTCTGAGCAATTCTGAAGTAATTCGTCAAGTCCACAATGGTTTTGCCAG ACAACAGATGTTTGAGTTTGATGCAAAGTCATCAGCAAAAGATGAAGATGCCTTCCATTTTGTGAGCTATGTCCCTGTCAACGGCAGACTCTATGAGCTGGATGGCCTCCGTGAGGGACCAATAGACCTTG GTGTATGTAATCAAGATGACTGGATTAATGCAGTGCGACCTGTCATTGAGAAAAGAATACAGAA GTACAGTGAAGGAGAAATCCGGTTCAACCTTATGGCCATAGTTTCAGATCGTAAGATGATCTACGAACGCAAGATCACAGAACTCCAGGCCCAACTCACAGAG GAAGAACCCATGGACACTGACCAGAGCAGCAACCTGTTCAGCTCCATCCAGTCAGAGATCGCTAAGTACCAGCTCCTGATTGAAGAGGAGAACCAGAAACTGAAGAGATACAAA ATTGAAAACATCCGAAGGAAGCACAACTATTTGCCTTTCATTATGGAACTACTGAAGACACTGGCAGAGTATCAGCAGTTGATACCCTTGGTGGAAAAA